Proteins encoded in a region of the Paenibacillus pedocola genome:
- a CDS encoding MarR family winged helix-turn-helix transcriptional regulator, giving the protein MGSIGINNENPVAQKLFMALRQLRKAHVHQAVEGHKPSEMTLLICLARKSRSAEEGLKVSEISRLLGITPPTVTQLINSLEAKDMVERQPDPSDRRVVRIRLTEQGRVITRKAREHMDASLNKLVEYLGEEESTLLADLLLKVHGFIENNPRPDLDRLQMNGDEKLD; this is encoded by the coding sequence ATGGGAAGCATTGGGATAAACAATGAAAATCCAGTCGCACAAAAGCTGTTTATGGCTCTGCGGCAGCTGCGTAAAGCACATGTGCATCAGGCTGTTGAAGGGCATAAGCCAAGTGAAATGACTTTACTGATATGCCTTGCAAGAAAATCGCGTTCTGCGGAGGAAGGGCTCAAAGTATCCGAAATCAGCCGTTTGCTGGGGATAACGCCTCCCACAGTTACGCAGCTTATCAACAGCCTTGAGGCCAAGGACATGGTCGAGAGACAGCCGGATCCTTCTGACCGGAGAGTGGTGCGCATCCGGCTGACGGAGCAGGGCAGAGTGATCACAAGAAAAGCGAGAGAGCATATGGATGCTTCCCTGAACAAGCTGGTGGAATATTTGGGTGAAGAAGAGAGCACCCTTCTGGCGGATCTCTTACTGAAGGTACATGGGTTTATAGAAAATAATCCGCGGCCTGACTTAGACCGGTTACAAATGAACGGAGATGAGAAACTTGATTAA